From Corticium candelabrum chromosome 13, ooCorCand1.1, whole genome shotgun sequence, a single genomic window includes:
- the LOC134188577 gene encoding uncharacterized protein LOC134188577 — MNALENITNNITEAAIYRQNVSTSSPATATTNQTSSPTDYMKGNEPHTLLSLSVGFAIGTLLRHAFKRTPLPYTVVLLVIGMILGGLARVFKPLLDYTAIAHMDPHLILFIFLLTLVFESAFAMDVHTFKKTLFQTVILAGPGLALYTALTAMIGRFIFTYDWGWMPSLMFGCILSATDPVAVVSILRDVVEITITLASTYMTFYIGEQFLKVSGVLAVLALGIEINSRKESISPEVEVFLHHFWEMMGYLANTVIFILVGEVITEDAFDDVPGKMLYI; from the exons ATGAATGCACTCGAGAATATCACCAACAACATCACCGAAGCTGCGATCTACCGCCAAAACGTGTCAACGTCATCGCCGGCAACGGCGACAACCAATCAAACGTCGAGTCCGACTGATTATATGAAAGGGAATGAACCACATACTCTTTTGTCGCTCTCGGTTGGATTTGCAATTGGAA CTCTACTACGTCATGCTTTCAAGCGTACACCTCTTCCTTACACAGTTGTCTTGCTTGTCATTGGTATGATTTTGGGAGGATTGGCTCGCGTTTTCAAGCCGCTTTTGGATTACACAGCCATTGCTCACATGGATCCTCATCTGATTCTGTTTATATTTCTACTGACGCTCGTGTTTGAGTCTGCATTTGCAATGGACGTTCATACGTTTAAGAAGACACTTTTTCAGACAGTCATACTGGCAG GTCCTGGACTTGCTTTGTACACTGCGTTGACTGCAATGATTGGGAGGTTTATATTCACATACGATTGGGGCTGGATGCCATCACTTATGTTTGGATGCATTTTGAGTGCAACTGATCCAGTGGCAGTTGTGTCCATTCTCAGAGACGTTG TTGAGATTACTATCACACTGGCATCAACGTATATGACGTTTTACATCGGCGAACAGTTTCTTAAAGTGTCTGGCGTGCTGGCTGTGTTGGCTCTTGGTATTGAGATAAACAGTCGTAAGGAGAGCATCAGTCCAGAGGTGGAAGTGTTTCtgcatca TTTCTGGGAGATGATGGGATACCTGGCTAACACAGTGATATTTATTCTTGTGGGTGAGGTCATCACTGAGGATGCATTTGATGATGTGCCGGGAAAGATGTTATATATCTGA
- the LOC134188896 gene encoding multifunctional dye peroxidase DyP2-like: MRRLLAIFVLSCLSTLVATDLPSTPLNLSDPDVVSLLTNLQGNILQDHGRHYARHIFITFGSNSSASRWLVSLLSKHVTSAYEELNNKETDLFGSLLLSASGYEKLGVDESKIPSQQVFRLGMQDLDTPVRLGNFSLPNPCSDPPVEDWDEPFPEAAPDALAVVAVGGSGALRRLNFVETVIRKVVSLFGGDVIGVYNGHRIKNKDGVDEEQFGFADGISNPLFYEEDYKAALEQTTTNKFISGADPLAQLELVLVKDELSNSSVSSFAYGSYLVYRRLEENVGLFRQFGKTIQELLRKQGINVSQDDAESRMMGRRKDGVPLVHDLSGVKPDDRNTAINFNFDGDKDGAQCPFASHIRKVNPRGSSTAKNDTANKIVRRGMVYGRKSRREAKGLLFLCFQSALDVGFLVQQVGWANNEEFGEGPPPRVGLDMVIGQYLPQNPPKVEQTVWEDPIVKLQVKDCVTMRGGEYFFAPAITTLQNILDL; the protein is encoded by the exons ATGAGGCGTCTGCTTGCCATCTTTGTTCTCAGCTGCCTTTCAACCTTGGTAGCAACAGATCTACCATCGACTCCACTCAATCTATCTGATCCCGATGTCGTTAGCCTTCTGACTAACCTTCAAGGCAACATCCTGCAAGATCACGGTAGACACTATGCTCGCCACATATTCATCACATTCGGATCCAACTCCAGCGCATCGAGGTGGCTAGTTTCCTTGCTATCAAAACACGTGACTAGCGCCTACGAAGAGctaaacaacaaagaaacagatcTGTTTGGAAGCCTTCTCCTGTCTGCATCTGGATACGAAAAGCTGGGCGTAGATGAGAGCAAAATACCA AGTCAGCAGGTGTTCCGATTGGGGATGCAAGATCTCGATACACCCGTTAGGCTCGGAAACTTCTCGTTGCCTAATCCCTGTTCGGATCCTCCAGTTGAAGACTGGGATGAGCCGTTTCCGGAGGCGGCTCCAGATGCTCTCGCTGTTGTAGCAGTGGGTGGCTCTGGTGCGCTACGCAGGCTTAATTTTGTTGAGACGGTCATCAGGAAGGTTGTTTCTTTATTCGGAGGCGACGTTATCG GTGTCTACAATGGTCACAGGATTAAGAATAAGGACGGTGTGGATGAGGAACAATTTGGTTTCGCTGATGGGATCAGCAATCCACTCTTCTATGAGGAGGATTACAAGGCAGCCCTTGAGCAGACGACGACAAACAAGTTCATATCAGGTGCAGACCCCCTGGCGCAACTCGAGTTG GTACTTGTGAAAGACGAGTTGAGTAACTCTTCAGTCTCTTCATTTGCCTACGGCTCTTATTTGGTGTACCGTCGTCTAGAAGAAAACGTCGGCCTTTTCCGTCAATTCGGTAAAACCATTCAAGAATTACTGAGAAAACAAGGAATAAATGTGAGCCAAGACGACGCGGAATCAAGAATG ATGGGACGTAGAAAAGATGGCGTACCACTTGTACATGATCTGTCTGGAGTGAAACCCGACGATAGAAACACGGCTATCAATTTTAACTTCGACGGTGACAAGGACGGTGCTCAATGTCCATTTGCTAGTCACATAAGGAAAGTAAACCCAAGAg GTAGTTCTACTGCTAAAAATGATACTGCAAACAAGATAGTTCGTCGTGGCATGGTGTACGGGAGAAAATCCAGACGAGAAGCTAAAGGCctattgtttctgtgttttcaATCAGCCTTGGATGTGGGATTTCTTGTACAGCAGGTTGGTTGGGCAAACAATGAAGAATTTGGAGAGGGACCTCCTCCTAGAGTTGGACTGGATATGGTGATAGGACAG TATTTACCCCAAAACCCACCAAAAGTGGAGCAAACCGTATGGGAAGATCCCATCGTAAAACTGCAAGTAAAAGACTGCGTGACTATGCGAGGAGGAGAGTATTTCTTTGCTCCGGCCATCACAACTCTGCAAAACATTCTAGATCTCTAG